In the genome of Monodelphis domestica isolate mMonDom1 chromosome 2, mMonDom1.pri, whole genome shotgun sequence, one region contains:
- the LOC100011675 gene encoding histone H2A type 1-F: MSGRGKQGGKARAKAKTRSSRAGLQFPVGRVHRLLRKGNYSERVGAGAPVYLAAVLEYLTAEILELAGNAARDNKKTRIIPRHLQLAIRNDEELNKLLGKVTIAQGGVLPNIQAVLLPKKTESHHKPKGK; this comes from the coding sequence ATGTCCGGCCGTGGAAAGCAGGGAGGCAAAGCACGGGCCAAGGCTAAGACGCGATCGTCTCGAGCTGGCTTGCAGTTCCCCGTAGGTCGGGTGCATCGTCTTCTTCGCAAGGGAAATTACTCTGAGCGAGTAGGCGCTGGAGCTCCGGTATATTTGGCTGCGGTTTTAGAGTATCTTACTGCGGAAATCTTGGAACTGGCTGGTAATGCTGCTCGTGACAACAAAAAGACTCGCATCATTCCCCGTCATCTTCAGCTAGCTATCCGTAACGACGAAGAACTTAACAAGCTGTTGGGCAAAGTCACCATTGCCCAGGGTGGAGTCCTGCCCAACATCCAGGCTGTGTTGCTGCCTAAAAAGACTGAAAGTCACCACAAACCTAAGGGCAAGTAA